The region TGAAAAGCCAGAAACTCTAAAGCCAATGGATTTGCAGCTCTTTATGAAAGGTAGGCAAAGTATTTGCCTATCTTAGGTTTTACTCTGAAAGTATATCTTACAACTGCAAGCACCATTCCTGCTCAAGTGCTAGCATGGAGTGAAGCCTCATAAATGTTCTCCTGGCTAGAGGCATTTTAGCAACTCTATCACCTAATTCTGTACAAAGCAAGTCTAATGACATGACAAAAGGCAGCCTCAGGAACTTTATCTTTGCCAAGATCCCACTGATTGCTGCTGTCAAACTCCATTGCCAGGTGTTTCAAAGACATCCTCAGGTGCAGAACCACTGATTTACTGAAGAGAGTATTCTTTTAACCACTTTACTTTGCTCAAttacagcagcaagaaaaagtcatttcctttttttgctaattgctttttccccaaattcttACGCCAAGAAAAGAAGGTCTTATTTTTTTACTCAGACCATGATTATTTGATAATACTTAGATATCTTCTGTACAAAACTAgaactggaatttaaaaatacttgtcagTCTTTGGATATGTTTGATAGTGTTCACAGAGACCAGGAAGAACAAAGTTTTCAGTGCTCTGTCCCCACGTAGTAAAATGCCACTGAGGTTAAAGGGAGCTCTGCATGTGCAGGAAAATGCAATGTTGAAGTGTAGGGCTCCGGGGAGAGTTAGTGTGTTTAATTCCCCACTTGGACATAATCTAATAAGAATATTTATAGGTGTACAATCAAGAATTATACTGCCTTGTAAACATCCCTATTGCCTTCAAAGGACTCTAAAGGTAATGCATATATACATGGTATATAAATTTGGCTTCTGAAACATTTACAGATGGGCCTATGATCTACAAGACCTACTTGAAGACAGAACACAGTGATGAAAACATAGAATTCTGGCTTGCTTGCGAGGCTTATAAGAAGATCACATCACAGAGGAAAAGGATTTCCGTGGCCAGGAAACTTTTTAGGAGTTACATTCAACCCCATGCTCCCAATGAGGTGACACACAATAAGATGAGCTCTTTAATTCCTCTAGTCAAAATATCTGATGTGTAGTGTAGCTtacaaaaagcaacaacaaatgCCTAGCACCTCTTGTATTAAAGGGAGTGAAAACTGCTGTTATTCATCCTCCCCAAACTCTTTTGCACCAACAATTTTAATATTTGCCTTCACATCTTGTCTATAGGCAAATCTTTCAACTATATCCGCCAAGGATACAAGCAAAAGGCACAACTAGATTAAGAACCAAGTTCTTGcatctgttctgttctttttagtATCTGATCCTGGGGCCATTGATATCACTTCAATAGATTCTTGGATTATGCCATTGCTACATGTATATATTACTCTGGTCTCTGCAAGAGCAAATATAAACGAACAAAGTAAAAACTCTACCCAGTGCTGTCCCCTTTGTAAAACGGGCTAAAAGAAAGGTTCCAAGacagataaattattttctgcttccagcagcaCAAGATTTAGGGAAAACAGAGCAGATCTGTATGTAAAATGTTtgagagtgattttttttccaacaagtggctattaaaaaaaaagtcatttctgcTCAGCCAGTCATGCTCTATGACCTTTAACTATTCCTGCTTATTACTCTCCTTGCAAAAATAAGCTAATACTGGCTTTTACTGCCGCTGCCTCTGGCAGACTGacataactgaaaaatcaggctAGATTATTTTCTGGTTTACGCATAACAATAAAACTATTATACAGTTTCAAAATGCAGCCTCCCTGTTGACACTGAAGGGCAAGCCAAAACCAACTCAGCTGGATTCCCAAATGTTGGCCAAGAGCAGTTGCTGCTTTAAATGACTAAACCACTCCCACTAATCCAAAACCTGAGGAAATTTGAAAGTTCCCTCTGTTGGTTTTAAATGCCAGTTGGCAAgacaatgcatttttctgtctttttctgatttattttatttttagcatgtgCAGCTATAGGAAACTCAGCAAGAcatttgcatttccaaaagagaaatgtCAGTATTGCCAACCACAAATTCATTAATCAAAAGTAAGGGCTTAAATCAGGACAGTTAAAAATAagctgtgtaattttttttctaaaatagtaCGTATCTGAATCTTTGGCTGTCTGGTTTCTAGGTCTTCAGGACACATTGATTTCACGTTTTCTTGATATTCACTATTAACACAAGAACTAGGTACCACTCTAAAAAGGTAGATGCTCATGAGgattttaaacacagtttatATTCAAAttccagcagcatttaaaaatgtgcaacTCAGATGACTCCTCTGGAAGAGCAAGATCCCAGTCCATGAAAGACATCAGCACTAACTTCACATTTTAGAGCTCTCCTTTCAACACTAACAAAgtcaagctgaaaaaaaaccaatgtaATTCATCATGAGCTAATGGATTATCAAAAGTTCCTATTTTATCTGGTATATTTTCCTGTCACTAGACCTTTCTActcttatacacacacagagcttcaATTTATCTGCTACAAACCCTGGATTGCAGCAGAAGAGCTCTAGGAACCAAAACTTTTCCTAAACAAGGTTGATATATGGGCTCAGTTTTATCTTATCTCAGAGATCATAATAATTTTAGCAACTGGTTTTCACTGGTACCGTGCACCTCCAGCCACTTGGACTCATTAGAAATCAAAAGTCAGGCTTCCTCTTCAGATCTAATCCTAGCTCTAGGAACAATTCTTAGCAAAAGAAAGGGGGGTTGGATGTTAGCACCTTTCAGCGACTCCTtccactgcagccactccacGCAAACCATGTCCACAGGACTTCTTCCTCTGCCTAAATCATACACATGTTCTTATTCTTTCTAGAAGTAGCAAGCAAATCAAACATATACCACTTAACCTCCCTAAGGTTTGAAGTCTTGGGCCCATATTCTACATATGGGCCCAGCAATAACGACTTTACCGCTGCTCTTGACCTCCACTGATTACAATAGTCAGGATTAAACTGGCTTTTCCATTAAGGATGTGGGGGAGACTGGGAAATTCAGACAGTTCCCAGTCTTCCAGGCTTCTTGTCCCCAAGGGAGCAAGCTCCCCATCCAGCCACTAACATACCTCTTACTAAATCAAACACCAAAAGAGGAGCAAATTGGTCATCTAGTAAGATGGGGTTTTCTGGCATTATAAGGAGAAATCCACTCTGCTAGAATCAATGTTTTTGGTTAGGTGCTGATTTTAGATTAGAGGCtatataaaaagatataaaaggCATTCAGTACAGGTCCCCTAAATTCAATCTTTCTTACCCTGCCTTTGCATATATTCAGTGATACTTTAGtaatgttgttttctgtttcagattaACATTGACAGTCCTGCGAGGAAAGCAATTATAAGCAATATTCAAGAGCCAACACAGTCCTGTTTTGATGAAGCACAGAGAATAATTTACATGCACATGGAAAGAGATTCTTATCCACGATTTCTTGAATCAAAGTTCTATCAAAGACTCAAACACAGCCTTCAAACTAACGGCAATAATTCAATGGTAAATTAAAGAGATGTTGAAAATCTAGAAAGGTTTCTTCTGGCATGCAAGTGTTTAAGATTTAAAGTAGACAGGAGAAATCAGGCAGTAGACAAATGTTTTACTAATCTGCTCAACTGTTCTGTTGATGTTAGAATTGATGAAGCACtgtcttcccccttccccttcttttcccatGGAAGagttctgtttttgttttcctctccccttaATAAAACCCTAAAAACTAGCAAAAACTAGGTATAAAATGTTTCAGCCAAAAGTGATAGCCTAAGGTTCTACTCTTTTATTGATATTTGACAACtctaataatgtattttcagtattcttGTTTTGAGAgatctgaaataagaaaatagttttgctgttaggaaataaatgtttatttggCTATacataacagaagaaaaaatatctgcattgttgcatttacttttttgttgttttgttcttatattctttcaaagtaaaagaagataaattgtGAAGTACAGCTGTTTGCTTAATCTTAAGCTATGAAGTGTAGTATTCATATGATGTAGAGTCAATTTTGTGCTGAATTACAATGTACAACATATACTATAAAGGTACTTGGTCTACAGTGTACTATAATACTACCAGTGTTTCCTGAATTTATCTCCAGTGATAAAACTCATTAgagttttgtcttgttttctgggTATGGACACACAAAGATATTGCTTTCCCTTCAGGCACCCTAATAATTAGATACAAGCAGACCTGACATTTGAACATCATACTGTAAGACAAACAGGTCTCTCTCTCACGCATAAACTGTAAAAGACAACTTGCTGATTCATTGACCAATTATCAAAGTACTCTTGTTTACATTCAAAAACCAATCTGACTTCTCAAATCTCATTAAAACTGGAATCTCTTAATTCTTTTAATGGGCTTCAGCATAGACACTAAAAGCCATAGGAAATCAGGGACCTTTCTAGCATCCTCTCAAGCTGCATTATTCCAAGGAATACAAAGAACAAGCCATTTTGACAGCAGCCCCCTAAACCTCGATAGCATCGCACTGATCCTCTGGGATGATTTCACAGGAGAAATGAAGTATTCATTCAGTTGGATACATTTATTTGACTGAGGTTACTTCAATCATGTTGCCAGTTCATGCTTCTTAACAGTTTACTTTAAGCTGTAACTTGGCTGCCTAGtttaaaaaggcaatttttgtGACAATGTAATAAATCACTGTCTCACGTCTGCTGGGAAAGCCTACTCTTTCCATGGGAGGCTCACAGCAGTTCATTGTGCCACTTGCTTAACCACAGTGTTTTTGTTCTCATTGAGAACCTCCCTTATTTTTTCAATGTGAATGTCCAAGCCTTTTCCTTACAAGGCAAGCATGAAAACACAGGTCAGTGCAGGCAGTGAACAAACAATTGGGTTTCACTTCTGTGGCATCTGTCTTGTAGTCAGGAGAA is a window of Gymnogyps californianus isolate 813 chromosome 8, ASM1813914v2, whole genome shotgun sequence DNA encoding:
- the RGS13 gene encoding regulator of G-protein signaling 13; translation: MSPNTCWLCKIFRAEENGISSQVSLEEVLQWSQSFEKLVTSKYGPMIYKTYLKTEHSDENIEFWLACEAYKKITSQRKRISVARKLFRSYIQPHAPNEINIDSPARKAIISNIQEPTQSCFDEAQRIIYMHMERDSYPRFLESKFYQRLKHSLQTNGNNSMVN